From one Ooceraea biroi isolate clonal line C1 chromosome 7, Obir_v5.4, whole genome shotgun sequence genomic stretch:
- the LOC105282395 gene encoding RNA helicase aquarius, translated as MENTPPIKSNNPAPTVEQINADKITLLANKYWAPHTIDKHLPFNPKIVTHVYFNEVLVPTMSIRRIMMLEFSQYLENFLWPNYDAKTASQEHTMSIVIMVNEKFRERVQVWEAFEKNPTHFPGFFQNVLEACLQDDIKDYNLKQQTSLIVFLNHCFNSMEVSLVREEVKRLVSLSMWTSLQQGRRELEFRKFPKWRKYWKIIKKKDNPENKEKLEWDRRFLHRLMIKFMTILETIPPEGPVLIDKVRYCERFLELVIDLEALLPTRRFFNTVMDDNHLVVRCQLSPLLYRPEGSLFGQLLEMLKFYARFEISEETGNPLMDHDMTQFHYAKITSLQNAVFAKFPDLRSFALTNVASVDVRDALYKHFGSLSQEKLRGIASYLNLVPPVEREKEENWYRLDIDFLRELLISRHERRPSQLEELNEMPLYPTEHIIWNESIVPTEYFSGEGCLALPKLNLQFLTLHDYLLRNFNLFRLESTYEIRQDIEDAVSRLSPWQAEDSGVYFGGWARMAQPITQFAVVEVAKPNVGENRPSRVRADVTINLNVRKEIKSEWENLRKHDVCFLMTVKPPNPIGTKYSHKLPFIPQVGLTTVRGCEVEGMLDSNGRVIEDGPEPRPILPGDSRTYRVWLDCNQYRIDMDNASHGGEDVYEGFNIIMRRKPKENNFKAVLETIRELMNTECVVPDWLHDIILGYGDPGAACYSRMRDEIATMDFNDTFLDIDHLRASFPQYEIKIDPEDEENLVRPFQLTFQDVLAKRNDEPIKKIIKVKPHVPLSRGPYRANEPKKNQIPFTPTQVEAIRAGMQPGLTLVVGPPGTGKTDVAVQIISNLYHNFPNQRTLIVTHSNQALNQLFEKIMALDIDERHLLRLGHGEEALETEKDFSRYGRVNYVLAKRLDLLLEVQRLQESLNVKGDVAYTCETAGYFFMYQVSPRWDRFESKVKQRQSTSEKSDLPSIVDEEFPFYKFFDNAPQPLFKRNSFEEDLKIAGSCFRYIERIFAQLEEFRAFELLRSGLDRSKYLLVKEAKVIAMTCTHAALKRRELVDMGFKYDNILMEESAQILEIETFIPLLLQNPQDGYNRLKRWIMIGDHHQLPPVIKNMAFQKYSNMEQSLFARFVRLGVPTVDLDGQGRARPSICNLYNWRYKKLGNLAHVEHSPEYLVANAGFLYDFQLVNVEDFNGVGESEPSAYFYQNLAEAEYCVAVFMYMRLLGYPADKISILTTYNGQKHLIRDVINIRCANNPLIGRPNKVTTVDKYQGQQNDYILLSLVKTRAVGHLRDARRLVVAMSRARLGLYVFARVSLFKNCFELTPAFDQLMQRPLKLQLLPQELYPTERPNDAVPTMVPMEIEDMPHMAKFVYDYYMEKVSGMKGSQKMWQKPGTMQTMSSPTHKVPVHPGADDDTDEEEELNQQNEETKELKEATVENKYEPIKNLVEDPPSESEDDR; from the exons CGAGAAATTCAGAGAGCGGGTACAAGTTTGGGAGGCTTTCGAAAAGAATCCTACTCACTTTCCTGGTTTCTTTCAAAACGTTCTCGAGGCATGTCTCCAAGACGACATAAAGGACTATAATTTAAAGCAGCAGACATCGCTGATAGTTTTCTTGAATCATTGTTTCAACTCTATGGAAGTATCCTTGGTTAGAGAAGAGGTCAAGAGATTGGTATCTCTTTCCATGTGGACTTCCTTGCAACAAGGCAGAAGAGAACTTGAATTCAGAAAGTTCCCAAAGTGGAGAAAGTattggaaaataattaaaaagaaagataatccAGAAAATAAGGAGAAACTCGAGTGGGATCGCAGATTCTTACACAGATTAATGATCAAATTTATGACGATACTAGAAACTATTCCTCCAGAAG GACCTGTACTTATTGACAAAGTACGCTATTGTGAAAGATTTTTGGAGCTAGTCATCGATCTCGAAGCTTTACTTCCTACAAGACGTTTCTTCAACACTGTAATGGATGACAATCACTTGGTGGTACGTTGCCAGTTATCTCCCTTGCTGTATCGTCCAGAAGGAAGTTTATTTGGACAG CTCCTGGAAATGCTCAAATTCTACGCCCGGTTCGAAATCAGCGAGGAAACTGGCAACCCTTTGATGGATCACGACATGACACAGTTTCATTACGCTAAAATTACATCCCTTCAG AATGCGGTCTTCGCGAAATTCCCGGATCTAAGAAGTTTTGCATTAACTAACGTAGCCAGCGTTGATGTGCGGGACGCTCTTTACAAGCACTTCGGTTCACTGAG TCAGGAAAAACTCAGGGGTATCGCAAGTTATTTGAATTTAGTGCCGCCCGTGGAGCGCGAAAAGGAAGAGAATTGGTATCGACTGGACATAGATTTTCTGCGTGAATTGCTG ATATCGCGGCACGAGCGTAGGCCGTCGCAGCTCGAGGAGCTGAATGAAATGCCCCTCTACCCGACCGAACACATTATCTGGAACGAGAGCATCGTCCCAACCGAATATTTTTCTGGCGAGGGCTGTCTGGCTTTGCCGAAACTGAATCTGCAATTCCTCACGTTGCACGATTACCTGCTACGAAATTTCAACTTATTCCGCTTGGAATCGACGT ATGAGATACGACAGGACATCGAGGACGCGGTGAGCAGACTGAGTCCTTG GCAAGCAGAGGATAGTGGTGTCTATTTCGGCGGATGGGCCAGGATGGCTCAACCTATCACGCAATTCGCAGTGGTCGAGGTGGCTAAGCCCAATGTCGGTGAGAACCGACCGTCGAGAGTCCGCGCCGACGTCACAATAAATCTTAATGTTCGCAAGGAAATTAAATCCGAATGGGAGAATCTTCGCAAACATGACGTCTGCTTTCTTATGACGGTCAAGCCGCCAAATCCTATTG GTACCAAGTATAGTCATAAGCTACCTTTTATACCACAAGTGGGTCTAACGACAGTGCGAGGTTGCGAAGTTGAAGGTATGCTCGATTCGAACGGAAGAGTGATAGAGGATGGGCCTGAGCCGAGACCGATTCTACCGGGTGATTCGAGAACTTATAGAGTATGGCTAGACTGCAATCAATACCGGATCGACATGGATAATGCCAGTCACGGCGGCGAGGATGTGTACGAgggatttaatattataatgagaCGTAAACCTAAAGAGAACAACTTTAAAGCCGTCTTGGAGACTATAAGGGAGCTCATGAATACTGAATGCGTCGTGCCTGACTGGCTGCACGATATAATTCTTGGATACGGTGATCCTGGCGCAGCATGTTATTCTAG AATGCGGGATGAAATCGCCACGATGGACTTCAATGACACATTCCTCGACATAGATCACTTGCGAGCCAGTTTTCCCCAATACGAGATTAAAATCGATCCCGAAGATGAGGAAAATCTCGTGCGACCGTTTCAGCTAACATTTCAGGATGTTCTTGCGAAGCGCAACGATGAACCGATTAAAAAGATCATTAAAGTTAAGCCGCACGTGCCACTCAGTAGAGGACCATACCGAGCGAATGAGCCGAAGAA AAATCAAATTCCCTTTACGCCGACGCAAGTCGAGGCTATACGGGCCGGAATGCAGCCAGGTCTGACGCTGGTCGTCGGTCCGCCCGGTACCGGTAAAACGGACGTCGCCGTGCAAATTATCTCAAATCTCTATCACAATTTTCCCAATCAGAGGACATTAATTGTGACGCACTCTAATCAAGCGCTCAATCAGTTGTTTGAGAAGATCATGGCCCTTGATATTGATGAGAGGCATCTACTGCGTCTCGGTCACGGAGAGGAAGCCTTGGAGACCGAGAAAGACTTCAGTCGCTATGGCAGGGTCAATTATGTTCTCGCCAAGCGTTTGGATCTGTTACTGGAAGTTCAGAGATTGCAG gaATCCCTGAACGTAAAGGGCGACGTCGCATATACCTGTGAAACGGCAGGATACTTCTTCATGTATCAAGTATCTCCGAGATGGGATCGTTTCGAGAGTAAGGTAAAACAAAGACAAAGCACAAGCGAAAAGTCTGATTTGCCTTCTATAGTCGATGAAGAATTTCCATTTTACAAGTTCTTCGACAACGCCCCGCAGCCGCTTTTTAAGCGGAATTCATTCGAGGAAGACCTCAAGATCGCGGGCAGCTGCTTCAG ATATATCGAGAGGATATTCGCGCAGTTAGAAGAGTTCCGTGCCTTCGAATTACTGCGCTCGGGTCTCGACAGATCAAAATACTTGCTCGTGAAGGAAGCCAAAGTAATCGCGATGACGTGTACGCATGCGGCGTTGAAAAGACGCGAACTCGTTGACATGGGCTTCAAGTACGACAATATCCTCATGGAAGAGTCGGCGCAGATTCTCGAGATAGAGACCTTCATCCCGTTGCTGCTGCAGAATCCCCAGGATGGTTACAATCGCTTGAAGCGTTGGATAATGATAGGTGATCACCATCAGTTGCCacccgtaataaaaaatatggctTTCCAGAAGTACTCGAACATGGAGCAATCACTGTTCGCGAGGTTCGTGAGACTAGGCGTTCCCACGGTTGATCTTGATGGGCAAGGTCGTGCCAGACCTAGCATTTGTAATCTGTACAACTGGCGTTACAAGAAACTGGGCAATCTGGCACACGTGGAGCACAGTCCCGAGTATCTGGTAGCCAATGCCGGTTTCCTGTACGATTTCCAGCTGGTGAACGTTGAGGACTTCAATGGCGTCGGCGAGAGCGAACCCAGCGCTTACTTCTACCAGAATCTTGCGGAGGCTGAATATTGCGTTGCAGTGTTCATGTATATGCGTTTGCTTGGGTACCCGGCGGACAAGATTAGTATACTGACCACGTACAACGGTCAGAAGCATCTGATAAGAGACGTGATAAACATACGGTGTGCGAACAACCCTCTGATAGGTCGACCGAACAAAGTAACGACTGTCGACAAGTATCAGGGTCAGCAAAACGACTACATCCTACTGTCCCTGGTGAAGACGCGTGCGGTCGGACACCTAAGAGATGCGAGACGTCTAGTAGTGGCAATGTCACGTGCCCGTCTTGGCCTCTACGTTTTCGCTCGCGTGTCTCTCTTCAAGAACTGCTTCGAGCTGACGCCGGCGTTCGATCAGCTGATGCAAAGACCGCTGAAATTACAACTATTGCCACAAGAACTCTATCCTACCGAGCGACCAAACGACGCCGTGCCCACAATGGTCCCGATGGAGATCGAAGACATGCCGCACATGGCCAAATTTGTCTATGATTATTACATGGAGAAAGTTAGTGGAATGaag GGCTCACAGAAAATGTGGCAGAAACCGGGAACTATGCAGACAATGAGCAGTCCAACGCATAAAGTTCCCGTTCATCCTGGCGCCGATGATGATactgatgaagaagaagaactcAATCAACAGAATGAAGAAACAAAAGAATTGAAAGAAGCAACagtagaaaataaatacgaaCCCATAAAGAATTTAGTGGAAGACCCTCCGAGTGAGTCTGAAGACGACCGTTAA
- the LOC105282393 gene encoding G-protein coupled receptor Mth2 codes for MSPFDVSYSRQLGAPSVRGSLWLLWLCLLANSIPSSLSYDVSCCPEAAVWRYSANCSDGSRIRLECPYGIYLIDPEISEHDNFTVIYEDDTAWLVQSDQEEKISADRFCIAKSARSGNELALACFDEEMMDESVSMRWKNMLICIVSIISAFFLIATLAVYVILPELRELQDKAMMAAVTTLAVSYTVLSIQHLRPHVEDDYAICVSLGFILYFAFMSAFFWLNIVAFNVWRAVWFKNFRMREKSLFYAYCIWGWGGPACFLVTALTMHHIHGQHLKPGFGEYSCWFSGTVQTWMYFYGPIGILLALNVLYLGLTSWRLWHQYRNCTGSKLRVLRFKCLLYIKLVLVMGITWIFELISFAIETKMDEFWIPTDLLNGLQGFIIFLLLVAMRKRVRKLLAKKRPCGIVFPKSWAAYEDEECEEVLPEELELSQQG; via the exons ATGTCGCCGTTCGACGTGAGTTACAGCAGGCAGCTGGGTGCACCGTCAGTCAGAG GTTCCCTCTGGTTGCTGTGGCTCTGCTTGCTCGCGAATTCGATCCCGTCGAGCCTGTCTTACGACGTATCCTGCTGCCCCGAAGCCGCGGTATGGCGTTACTCGGCCAATTGTTCAGACGGCTCGAGGATTCGCCTAGAATGCCCGTACGGCATCTACCTGATCGATCCTGAGATTAGCGAACACGATAACTTCACCGTCATCTACGAGGACGACACTGCCTGGCTGGTGCAGAGCGACCAGGAGGAGAAAATCTCGGCTGACAG attCTGCATAGCTAAATCGGCACGGAGCGGCAACGAGCTCGCCCTAGCATGCTTCGACGAGGAAATGATGGACGAGAGTGTGTCGATGCGATGGAAGAACATGTTGATTTGTATCGTCAGCATCATCTCGGCTTTCTTCTTAATCGCCACCTTGGCGGTGTACGTTATATTGCCGGAACTACGGGAGCTCCAGGATAAGGCGATGATGGCTGCCGTTACTACTCTGGCCGTCAGCTATACTGTCCTGTCTATTCAACACTTACGGCCGCACGTCGAAGATGATTATGCCATTTGCGTTTCTCTCG GATTCATATTGTACTTCGCCTTCATGTCCGCGTTCTTTTGGTTAAACATCGTGGCCTTTAACGTGTGGCGTGCCGTATG GTTTAAGAACTTTAGGATGAGAGAAAAATCGCTCTTCTATGCTTATTGCATCTGGGGATGGGGCGGCCCGGCTTGTTTCTTGGTTACTGCTCTGACGATGCACCACATACACGGACAACACTTGAAACCTGGCTTTGGCGAATACAGCTGTTGGTTCAGCG GCACTGTACAAACGTGGATGTACTTTTACGGACCGATTGGTATTCTGCTAGCACTGAACGTACTCTACCTCGGATTGACCAGTTGGCGTTTATGGCATCAATATCGCAATTGTACGGGGAGCAAGTTGCGGGTCCTGCGATTTAAATGTTTGCTGTATATCAAACTGGTGCTCGTTATGGGCATCACTTGGATCTTCGAGCTGATATCATTCGCGATTGAGACGAAGATGGACGAGTTCTG GATACCGACGGATTTGCTGAACGGTCTCCAAGGATTCATCATATTTCTGCTACTGGTCGCGATGCGAAAAAGAGTACGAAAGCTGTTGGCGAAAAAGCGACCTTGCGGTATCGTTTTCCCGAAATCCTGGGCGGCTTACGAGGACGAGGAGTGTGAGGAGGTTTTACCCGAAGAGCTTGAACTGTCTCAGCAAGGCTAA
- the LOC105282394 gene encoding probable G-protein coupled receptor Mth-like 5: protein MCPRRSVLLLLFIYWNAWTSAPVTGDADVQPAGEHVDVSGAGDARVNIGKCCEPEELLVDDRCTPLAETNETRWRPEFIEELEPATGRRRPIEPSYELKIGRPRCGPDEHQWHVYYYPSGPDSLAMLPNGVLRHYIVDLTKDMDENRGVYGAAMSNLDDDDDDEKEHATIHYDYQFGHYCADKAVLTEDHLVATYAMLCVPDIAVRWTDTNYLMKHAIDPAFHAVSMACYLIVAVVYFVLPQLRDLVGNIITSMTLCLVINQCASTVRIFTEFGSHISFMIADTIMYVSLMAAFFWLSALGYYVWNTFKSRNVFLRVTDGRKYCYYSLWVWGLTACMAGTAIFAHFALETNKPTVGGTAYPAQETVGWLGISVLFLCIASFIILDLCFVLTTANRIKRMSTYGRIHHKMKYSFRMFVFLYGIMSAGFFSLLVSRFKYDALLYFHIVVNLLQALFILYVCVFGQRRVTFLLGKTCNCCNTGDNTEGLDWGEEMTAINAGY from the exons ATGTGTCCGAGAAGAAgcgtgctgctgctgctcttcATCTACTGGAACGCGTGGACGAGCGCACCCGTCACCGGTGATGCCGACGTGCAACCTGCCGGCGAGCACGTCGACGTGAGTGGTGCCGGAGACGCAAGAGTGAACATCGGCAAGTGTTGCGAGCCCGAGGAGCTGCTGGTGGACGATCGGTGCACACCGTTGGCGGAGACCAACGAGACTAGGTGGCGACCGGAATTTATTGAGGAGCTTGAGCCGGCGACGGGACGTAGGAGACCCATCGAGCCCAGTTACGAGCTGAAGATCGGGAGACCCAGATGCGGCCCGGACGAGCATCAGTGGCACGTGTACTACTACCCGTCCGGGCCGGACAGCCTGGCGATGCTGCCGAACGGCGTACTTCGCCACTACATCGTCGACCTGACGAAGGACATGGACGAGAATCGCGGTGTTTACGGCGCCGCGATGTCCAACTtggatgacgacgacgacgacgagaaggAACATGCGACCATACACTACGACTATCAGTTTGGACATTATTGCGCCGACAAGGCGGTGCTCACGGAGGATCATTTAGTGGCGACGTACGCCATGCTCTGCGTTCCGGACATCGCCGTACGCTGGACCGACACCAACTACCTGATGAAGCACGCGATCGATCCCGCTTTTCACGCCGTGTCGATGGCATGCTATCTGATCGTCGCGGTGGTCTACTTTGTGCTGCCGCAACTGCGTGATCTTGTCGGCAACATAATCACCAGCATGACTCTTTGTCTCGTAATTAATCAGTGTGCCTCGACTGTCAGAATATTCACCGAGTTCGGCAGTCATATCAGCTTCATGATCGCTG ACACGATCATGTATGTCTCTCTGATGGCCGCGTTCTTCTGGTTGAGCGCCTTGGGCTATTACGTATGGAACACCTTTAAATCGCGCAATGTTTTTCTACGGGTGACCGATGGCAGAAAGTACTGCTATTACTCATTATGGGTCTGGGGCCTGACCGCCTGCATGGCCGGCACCGCGATCTTCGCACACTTCGCCCTCGAGACGAACAAGCCGACCGTGGGTGGCACGGCTTATCCCGCTCAGGAGACAGTGGGCTGGCTCGGAATCTCCGTGCTGTTCCTGTGCATCGCATCCTTCATCATCCTTGATCTCTGCTTCGTGCTGACCACCGCGAACAGAATCAAACGGATGAGCACGTACGGCCGAATACATCACAAGATGAAGTATAGTTTTCGGATGTTCGTCTTTCTCTACGGGATCATGAGCGCTGGCTTTTTCTCGCTACTGGTGTCGCGGTTCAAGTACGACGCCCTGCTGTACTTTCACATCGTCGTGAACTTGTTGCAAGCATTATTTATACTctacgtgtgtgtgtttggCCAACGTAGGGTCACGTTCCTACTTGGGAAAACGTGCAACTGCTGCAATACCGGCGACAACACCGAGGGTCTCGACTGGGGCGAGGAGATGACGGCCATCAACGCGGGTTATTAA